A genome region from bacterium SCSIO 12844 includes the following:
- the tdh gene encoding L-threonine 3-dehydrogenase — translation MKALSKLKAEPGIWMTDIAEPEVGHNDVLIKIKKTAICGTDLHIYLWDEWAQKTIPVPMAVGHEFVGEVVQTGIEVTGYQVGDRVSGEGHIVCGYCRNCRAGKRHLCPNTVGVGVNRQGAFAEYLVIPEDNVFKVPEFVEDRVASMFDPFGNAVHTALSFDLIGEDVLITGAGPIGIMAAAVCRHVGARRIVVTDINDYRLEMAKQMGADVTLNVKNLPKASDQADKLQQIMKKINMTEGFDVGLEVSGHHEAINAMISSMSNGGRIAILGIAGNSEVEINWNKIVWQGLKLKGIYGREMFETWYKMISMLDGGLDVSNVITHELPVADYKEGFEIMKSGQCGKVILDWS, via the coding sequence ATGAAAGCGCTATCTAAATTAAAAGCTGAACCTGGCATATGGATGACTGATATTGCTGAGCCTGAAGTCGGTCATAATGATGTTTTAATTAAAATTAAAAAAACAGCGATCTGTGGCACAGATTTACATATTTATTTATGGGATGAATGGGCACAAAAAACAATTCCAGTCCCGATGGCAGTTGGTCATGAATTTGTTGGTGAAGTTGTTCAGACAGGTATTGAAGTGACAGGCTATCAAGTAGGAGATCGTGTTTCAGGTGAGGGACATATTGTTTGTGGCTATTGTCGAAATTGTCGAGCAGGTAAGCGACATTTATGTCCTAATACGGTTGGCGTGGGTGTTAATCGCCAAGGTGCTTTTGCTGAATATTTAGTGATTCCAGAAGACAATGTTTTTAAAGTTCCAGAATTTGTTGAAGATCGTGTTGCAAGTATGTTTGATCCATTTGGTAATGCTGTGCATACTGCGTTATCATTTGATCTTATTGGTGAAGATGTTTTAATTACTGGTGCAGGCCCGATTGGCATCATGGCAGCAGCGGTTTGTCGCCATGTAGGAGCAAGGCGTATTGTTGTTACAGATATTAATGATTATCGTTTAGAAATGGCAAAGCAAATGGGTGCGGATGTTACATTAAATGTGAAAAATCTACCTAAAGCGTCTGATCAAGCAGATAAACTACAGCAGATAATGAAAAAAATTAATATGACTGAAGGGTTTGATGTTGGTCTTGAAGTCTCAGGCCATCATGAGGCAATTAATGCGATGATTAGCTCGATGAGTAATGGAGGAAGAATTGCTATATTAGGTATTGCCGGTAACTCAGAAGTTGAGATTAACTGGAATAAAATTGTCTGGCAAGGCCTTAAGCTGAAAGGTATTTATGGCCGTGAGATGTTTGAAACTTGGTATAAAATGATTAGCATGTTAGATGGTGGGTTAGATGTCTCTAATGTTATTACGCATGAATTACCTGTAGCAGACTACAAGGAAGGTTTTGAAATTATGAAATCTGGTCAATGTGGTAAAGTGATTCTTGATTGGTCATAA